From the Chitinophaga lutea genome, the window CCGAACGCGTGAGATACAGGCCCAGCAGCAGGTTGATGAACGCCGTGGCGCCGATCATCCAGATGCCCGAATCGATGCGTTGCAGGCCGGGCTTCAGGATAAAAAACTGCACAGCTTTAAACAAGATAAGAATGCCGGCGATGAAGATCATCGCGCCTTCGAAGCCGATGGAAAAGAACTCCACCTTGCCATGGCCGTAGGGATGGTTCTCGTCTTTCGGCTTGCCTGACAGGTAAATGCTGTAACAGGCGAAACCGCCGGCCACCACGTTGATAATGGATTCCAGCGCGTCAGAGAGTATCGCCACCGACGAAGTGAGGAAAAACGCCAGGAACTTGGCAATGGTCAGCAACAGGCTGATGCCCAGCGACAGCAATATGATGCGCAGTTCTTTTCTGATCAAAACAGGCCGGTTTGTTGAATTATGGCAAAGAAAAAGGAAAAATGGCGGAATTCGGGACGCCTGCTAAGTTTTTTATCTGGTTTAATTTAATTAAATTAGATATAACTTTATATCGTGGAATAGCAAAATGGCAAAACGAATCTAAATCTAAATTAACCAAAGTCAACGCAATTGAAAGGTCGCAGCACCTTTGTTCCGTCTTGTATTATTTAATATATCTGCTTTCATGAACAGGTAGCAAAATTCAGTAAACCGCTTCGATCAATCATTCGACTAAACAACCAAAATCCGTTACACTATGATGAGACGTCTATGCGCGTTCCTTTTACTCATGGGAATCTGCAGCGCTGTTTCGGCGCAACAAAGCATCCGGGGAAAGGTTACTTCCGACGACGGAAGCCCCTTGCCGGGCGTTACCGTGCGCGTGCAGGGTACCACTACCGGCACCGCCACTAATGTGGAAGGTAACTACACCATCGTGGCCTCTCCCGGCCAGGTATTGCAGTTCAGTTTCATCGGTTATACCACCCGCAACATCACTGTGGGCGCGCAGGCCGTTGTGAATGTGTCCATGATCCCTGACCAGACGCAACTGAAGGAAACCGTGATCTCCGCTTACAACATGTCGAAAGACCCGCGTTCGCTGGGCTCTTCGGTGCAGAAGGTCAACGGCGCCGAGGTAGCGCAAACACAGCGCGAGAACTTCCTCAACGGGCTTGCCGGCCGCATTGCGGGGGCTACCGTTACAGGCACTTCGGGCCTGCCGGGCTCGTCGTCGCAGATCGTGCTGCGCGGCGCGGTATCCATCGGGGGCAACAACCAGCCGCTGTTCGTGGTAGACGGCGTGCCGTACGACAACCAGACGCTCAACCAGGAAGCGCTCATCAGCGGGCAGTCCGTTTCGTTCGCCAACCGTAACTCCGATTACGGCAACCGCGCCATGGACCTGAACCCTGAAGACATTGAAAGCATCACCGTACTGAAAGGCCCAGAAGCCGCTGCGCTGTATGGGTCGGACGGTGCTTCCGGCGCCATCCTCATCACTACCCGCAAAGGGAAGGAAGGAAGGGCGTCCGTTACGTACGACAATAACTTCCGCTTCGAAAAAGTATACCGCTTCCCGGAAACGCAGCGCGTATACAGCCGCGGCACCAACGGTGTAGCCGACCCCAACGCTACTGTAAACCCGTTTTCGTTCGGCGCCATTTCTGCTTATTTCGGCCCGAAGTATAATACAGACACCACCACGTTCTACGATAATTTCAACGCCTTCTTCAAAACCGGTTTCCAGAACCGCCACAGCCTCAACATCGACGGCGGTACCGACCGGTACACCTACCGCCTGTCCAGCAGCTGGCTGAAGCAGGACGGTACCGTGCCCAACACCAGCTTCGACCGCGGCAATATCCGCCTCTCCGGCACGGCCAAAGTGAGCAAGATATTCGACATCAACTCCAGCTTCACCTATGTGACCTCCACCACTAAAAAAGGCTCAAAAGGCGCAGGCAGTTATTTCCTGACCCTGCTGACCTGGCCGGCGGACGAAGACGTGCGCGACTACAAGAATCCTGACGGCACCCGTAAAACCTTGCGTGGCGTGGCTTTTAACAGCGAATTCGACAACCCCTTCTGGGATGTGTATAAAAACTCCTCGCAGGATCATACGGAAAGAGTGACCGGCAACCTCACCCTGAACCTTAACCCGCTTTCCTGGCTGAGCTTCAGTGGCATCTTCGGTGTGGATTCCTATGCCACCGATGGTTTCTTCACCACCAACCCGCAGTCCCGCTACGGGTTTGCTTCCAACGGTTTTTATTCCGGCGATGATGTGCTGACCAAAAACCTCAGCGGCGTATTGAGGGGCTCGGCCCGCAAAACCTGGGGCAAGTTCGGCCATGTGCTGAACCTCGGTTTTGCGTTCGACGATAACACCACAAAGATCAACGCATTCAAGGGGGAACGTTTTTATGAACCGAATTTCGTGTCGATCAACAACACCGACCCGCTTTCCCGCGATGCGAAGCTGACCTATTCCAATATCCGGAAAACGCGCTTTTTCGGGAATTACGAATTCAATTACAACAGCATCCTGTACCTCTCGTTCGCCGGCAGCCGCGAAGGCCACTCCGCATTCATGAGCCGGTTTGTGGACAAAAACCCGTTCTTCAATTACGGCGCTGCTTCGCTGAGTTTCATTTTCTCCGATTTGCAGGTATTCAAGAACTGGACGCCGCTTTCCTACGGTAAAGCCCGCCTGTCTTACGCCACTACGGGTAAAGCGCCTTACACGCCTTACATCATCGACTATACGATGCAGTCGCAGATCACTACCGGCGGCGGTTACGCCTACGGCTTCACGGGCAACAACTTCGGCCTGCAGCCGGAAATTACCCGCAACTTCGAATTCGGCGGCGAACTACGTTTCTTCAAAAACCGTATCGGGATCGATGTGGCCCGTTATTCGCTCAAAAGCCGCGACCAGATCCTGGGCGCCAGGGTGAGTTACGGCACCGGTTTCGTGATCAAATACCTCAATGGCGGACTCGTGGAAAACCGCGGCATAGAAATCCAATTGTCCGGCAAGCCCGTACAAAGCAAGAATTTCAACTGGGACGTGCTCGTGAACTTCGACCGCAACGTGGGTGAAATCCTCGAAATGCCGGCCGATCTGCCCACGTACTACGACTCGGATACCTGGGTATTCGGCAATGCCCGTTCCCAGGCCTACAAAGGCGCATTTACAGGCAACATCTCCGGGTTCTCCCTCCGCCGCAACCGCAGCGGACAGATGCTGATCAGTCCTACCACCGGCCTGCCCCTTTCCAGCGGCGATTTTGTGATCATCGGCGACCGCCAGCCCGATTTTAAAGTGGGGCTCATCAACAACTTCTACTACAAGGATTTCAGTCTCAGTTTTAACCTCGACTTCAGAAAAGGCGGCGATGTGTTTAACGGGAACGAATATTATCTCTATCTCTGCGGCCTCAGCAACCGTACGCTCGACAGGGAACAGACCATCGTGTACAAAGGTGTGCTGGCAGACGGGCTCGAAGAATCCGGCAAACCCACCCCCAATAATATCGCCATTACACCGTATTACCGTTCCGATTACTTCGGCACCACGGTGGCCACCGAAGCGGATTTCATAGAAGAGGTGAACTGGATGCGGCTGCGCGATATCACCCTGATGTACAACCTGCCGAAAACACTGCTCCGCAAACAAAACGTGGTGAAAAGCGCATCCGTGTTCGTAACGGGAACAGATGTATTTATGATCACCAACTACAGCGGTGCGGATCCCAGCGTGAATACGAATACCGCTGCCAACAGAGGTTACGGCGGTGCGGGCATCGACTTCGGTTCGCTCGCCAATCCGCGGGGCATCAACTTCGGGATGAAAGTGCAATTCTGATTTTAAAACAGACTTATCATGAGAAAACACACCATTATCTTCATCATATTCGGGTTACTGACCATCACGGCCGGCTGTAAAAAATGGCTGGATGTGAACAGCGACCCCGACACGCCACAGAACCCGGATCCTTCATCGGTTTTCCCGACCCAGCTGGCCGGCATTCCGAGAGGCATACAATTCGACGCGCGTTATATCGGCCGTTATATCCAGAACTGGAATACAGACCTCAGCACGCGCACGGCAGACGTTAACTGGGACCAGATGGGTTATACCGGCAGCAGCGACACCAACGGCGACATCTGGCGGCAGGTATATTTCGGGCTGGGACAAAACCTGAACTATATCATCGACGTGGGCCGAGCCAAAGGCCAGTGGGATTACGTGGGGGCCGCCTACGCCCTGAAAGCGTATATGTTCCAGATCTGTACCGACCAGCATGGGGAGATCATCTTCACAGAAGCATTTAAGGAAAACACGGCGATCTTCCGGTTCGACGGGCAGGATACCGTGTACCAGGGCGTGCGCAACTACTGCGATTCCGCGTTGCTGTACCTGCAGCGCACGGATCTGAACCCGTCTTCCAACAAGCTTTCACGCGGCGACTTTGTCTACGGCGGCAATACCGCCAGGTGGATCCGCTTTGTGTATGCGATACTCGCCCACAACTACAACCACCTGTCCAACAAGAGTTTTTATGACCCGAACAAGGTGATCGAATTCTGTGATAAATCTTTCCAGTCAATCGACGATGATTTCCTCATTCCCTTCGACGCATCCAAGAACGACGACTCCAATTTCTTCGGGCCGTACCGTAACAACCTGACAAACTTCAGGCAGAGCAATTTTATAGTACAGCTGATGGATGGCACATTGCTGGCCGGCGCCAGATCTTACGTGAACCGCGACCCGCGCATCCGTCACATGCTGTCTGTTTCGCAGGATACCACCAACGGTAATGGCGGTTACCGCGGTGTATCACCCGGCGCAGGCGACCCTAATTTTTCCACCACCGATTCCCTCCGTAAGCGGCAAAGGGTGGCGGCGCCGTTTGGCGACAGCCTGTACGACAATCCCAGCTCCAACGTGTTTACTCCCAATGCGGGCAAATACCTGTTCAGGGATAAAGCCGTGTCACCCGTGATGACGTATGCCGAAATACTGTTCATTAAAGCGGAGGCGGCCTACCGGAAAAAAGACTATGCCACCGCGCTCGACGCATATACCAAGGGCATCAATGCGCACTTTGATTTCATCAACCGGGGCACCATGCCGCGCGGCAACGATAAACTGTACAAGGGCGATCCGATTTCCGTACAGCAGCGCAATGAGTACCTCGGCGGCGCGAATGTGAAGAGAAGCGCCGCTACCCTTACACTGCGGGATATTATGATGCAAAAGTACATCGCGCTGTGGGGCTGGGGATTCGTGGAAACCTGGGCCGACCTCCGGCGGTTTGCCTATAACCAGGTGCCCGACGAACGTACCGGGCAACCGGTGTACCAGGGTTTCACCCTGCCTGCCACCATTTCCGCCGACAACCAGGGCAAGCTCGTGTACCGTGCGCGCCCGCGTTTTAACTCGGAGTATGTGTGGAACAGGGATGAACTGAGCCGTATCGGCGCACTCGCGGGCGATTACCATACCAAACCCGTCTGGTTTATTTTACCCTAAATTCAATCATCATGAGAGTAATTTTCATCATCATATGTATATCGGTGCTGGC encodes:
- a CDS encoding SusD/RagB family nutrient-binding outer membrane lipoprotein yields the protein MRKHTIIFIIFGLLTITAGCKKWLDVNSDPDTPQNPDPSSVFPTQLAGIPRGIQFDARYIGRYIQNWNTDLSTRTADVNWDQMGYTGSSDTNGDIWRQVYFGLGQNLNYIIDVGRAKGQWDYVGAAYALKAYMFQICTDQHGEIIFTEAFKENTAIFRFDGQDTVYQGVRNYCDSALLYLQRTDLNPSSNKLSRGDFVYGGNTARWIRFVYAILAHNYNHLSNKSFYDPNKVIEFCDKSFQSIDDDFLIPFDASKNDDSNFFGPYRNNLTNFRQSNFIVQLMDGTLLAGARSYVNRDPRIRHMLSVSQDTTNGNGGYRGVSPGAGDPNFSTTDSLRKRQRVAAPFGDSLYDNPSSNVFTPNAGKYLFRDKAVSPVMTYAEILFIKAEAAYRKKDYATALDAYTKGINAHFDFINRGTMPRGNDKLYKGDPISVQQRNEYLGGANVKRSAATLTLRDIMMQKYIALWGWGFVETWADLRRFAYNQVPDERTGQPVYQGFTLPATISADNQGKLVYRARPRFNSEYVWNRDELSRIGALAGDYHTKPVWFILP
- a CDS encoding SusC/RagA family TonB-linked outer membrane protein; protein product: MMRRLCAFLLLMGICSAVSAQQSIRGKVTSDDGSPLPGVTVRVQGTTTGTATNVEGNYTIVASPGQVLQFSFIGYTTRNITVGAQAVVNVSMIPDQTQLKETVISAYNMSKDPRSLGSSVQKVNGAEVAQTQRENFLNGLAGRIAGATVTGTSGLPGSSSQIVLRGAVSIGGNNQPLFVVDGVPYDNQTLNQEALISGQSVSFANRNSDYGNRAMDLNPEDIESITVLKGPEAAALYGSDGASGAILITTRKGKEGRASVTYDNNFRFEKVYRFPETQRVYSRGTNGVADPNATVNPFSFGAISAYFGPKYNTDTTTFYDNFNAFFKTGFQNRHSLNIDGGTDRYTYRLSSSWLKQDGTVPNTSFDRGNIRLSGTAKVSKIFDINSSFTYVTSTTKKGSKGAGSYFLTLLTWPADEDVRDYKNPDGTRKTLRGVAFNSEFDNPFWDVYKNSSQDHTERVTGNLTLNLNPLSWLSFSGIFGVDSYATDGFFTTNPQSRYGFASNGFYSGDDVLTKNLSGVLRGSARKTWGKFGHVLNLGFAFDDNTTKINAFKGERFYEPNFVSINNTDPLSRDAKLTYSNIRKTRFFGNYEFNYNSILYLSFAGSREGHSAFMSRFVDKNPFFNYGAASLSFIFSDLQVFKNWTPLSYGKARLSYATTGKAPYTPYIIDYTMQSQITTGGGYAYGFTGNNFGLQPEITRNFEFGGELRFFKNRIGIDVARYSLKSRDQILGARVSYGTGFVIKYLNGGLVENRGIEIQLSGKPVQSKNFNWDVLVNFDRNVGEILEMPADLPTYYDSDTWVFGNARSQAYKGAFTGNISGFSLRRNRSGQMLISPTTGLPLSSGDFVIIGDRQPDFKVGLINNFYYKDFSLSFNLDFRKGGDVFNGNEYYLYLCGLSNRTLDREQTIVYKGVLADGLEESGKPTPNNIAITPYYRSDYFGTTVATEADFIEEVNWMRLRDITLMYNLPKTLLRKQNVVKSASVFVTGTDVFMITNYSGADPSVNTNTAANRGYGGAGIDFGSLANPRGINFGMKVQF